In Astatotilapia calliptera chromosome 20, fAstCal1.2, whole genome shotgun sequence, one genomic interval encodes:
- the csrnp2 gene encoding cysteine/serine-rich nuclear protein 2 yields the protein MEAGSSLSLKRRYEEVDNSSPFSTPKDSDDDISSSDSADSCDSLNPPSSTAFTPTSILRQHKPSPGGKRVRFDLVTVYYFPRRQGFTSVPSQGGSSLGMARHHSSIRHYTLGEFAREQETSHRHTLQQHLRQEKLNARKMKLTRNGTVECAQAELLTLDDVSDEDVDGVEVDDCFFLQPLPTKRRRALLRASGITRIDAREKAELRAIRLSREECGCDCRLYCDPRHCGCSQAGIKCQVDRMSFPCGCSRDGCGNVAGRIEFNPLRVRTHYLHTIMKLDVEKRRMLIQGMGDQYAESDPLSSPSSTCPTSPDLSSVAGLDSELEESEVQSVVEVQDLLAEQDILERENETAVLHLQSAEEQERREREEAEGEAVQPELSADGLTEQPLCLLPSALGGELPEQAEVPGVEQVLLQGPFPTGATVLCITDNQEESPSDLLKDSSSLLYYQLSPIEPGAFETLPRTEEAEQEEPLVREQDAREDEFAERKQEGGEELKEDKHEDKPLTDVILCSEECVAAVEERPASPQQKIPEEQCQEQSCMKKEVDPLPPEV from the exons ATGGAGGCAGGTTCGTCCCTCAGCCTCAAACGAAGATATGAAGAGGTGGACAACAGCTCTCCATTCTCTACACCTAAGGACTCTGACGATGACATCTCCAGCAGTGACAGTGCTGACAGCTGTGACAGCCTCAACCCTCCCTCTAGCACTGCATTTACCC CCACCTCTATCCTCAGGCAGCACAAGCCGTCACCAGGGGGGAAACGTGTACGTTTTGATTTGGTGACGGTGTATTACTTCCCCCGGCGGCAGGGCTTCACCAGCGTGCCCAGCCAAGGGGGCAGCTCCCTGGGTATGGCCCGTCACCACTCCTCCATCAGACACTACACACTGGGGGAGTTTGCACGCGAACAGGAAACCAGTCACCGGCACACTTTGCAACAGCACCTGCGCCAGGAGAAGCTGAATGCCCGCAAGATGAAG CTGACAAGGAACGGCACGGTGGAGTGCGCTCAGGCGGAGCTGCTGACTCTGGACGATGTGTCGGATGAGGACGTGGACGGCGTGGAAGTGGACGACTGTTTCTTCCTTCAGCCGCTGCCCACCAAACGGCGTCGAGCCCTCCTGCGAGCCTCCGGCATCACCCGCATCGATGCGCGTGAGAAAGCTGAGCTCCGAGCTATCCGCCTCTCTCGGGAGGAATGCGGCTGCGACTGCCGTTTGTACTGTGACCCTCGCCATTGTGGCTGCAGCCAGGCTGGTATTAAGTGCCAG GTGGATCGAATGTCTTTCCCGTGTGGCTGCTCTAGGGATGGCTGCGGCAACGTAGCAGGTCGTATTGAATTCAACCCTCTACGTGTCAGAACTCACTACCTGCACACCATCATGAAGCTGGACgtggagaagaggaggatgctCATACAAGGAATGGGAGACCAGTATGCTGAATCAGACCCGCTGTCTTCCCCCTCCTCCACGTGTCCCACTTCACCGGACCTTTCTTCAGTCGCTGGCCTGGACTCTGAGCTGGAGGAGAGCGAAGTGCAGTCGGTCGTGGAGGTTCAGGATCTTCTGGCGGAGCAGGATATACTGGAGAGGGAGAACGAGACAGCCGTGTTGCACCTGCAGAGCGCAgaggagcaggagaggagggagagggaggaggctgAAGGGGAAGCAGTGCAGCCAGAGCTGAGTGCTGATGGGCTCACAGAGCAGCCTCTTTGCCTCCTACCCAGTGCCTTGGGAGGGGAGCTGCCTGAGCAGGCAGAAGTTCCAGGTGTTGAGCAGGTCCTCCTGCAGGGGCCTTTCCCTACAGGGGCTACGGTCTTGTGCATCACTGACAACCAGGAGGAGAGCCCCTCTGACCTCCTCAAAGACTCCTCTTCCCTGCTCTACTATCAACTCAGTCCCATAGAGCCTGGAGCCTTTGAGACGCTGCCCAGAACAGAGGAAGCTGAACAGGAGGAGCCTTTGGTGAGGGAACAAGATGCAAGAGAAGATGAGTTTGCGGAAAGGAAAcaagaaggaggagaggagctgAAGGAAGATAAGCATGAAGACAAGCCTTTGACCGATGTTATTCTGTGCTCAGAGGAATGCGTGGCAGCAGTGGAGGAGAGGCCTGCGAGTCCTCAGCAGAAGATCCCGGAAGAACAGTGCCAAGAGCAGTCGTGCATGAAGAAAGAAGTAGATCCACTGCCTCCTGAAGTTTAG